In Stieleria varia, one genomic interval encodes:
- a CDS encoding WD40 repeat domain-containing protein: MICWRRKVSCLAILTFGLATPFVPGVCQDANAPRLDFAGDPLPPAALLRMGSKRFTSPDGVMEFFLTDDEKTLVSIGQWIIGWEVATGKELWRKSNPTGYLPACYGNRPVTGLPDGKGFLLADGQAMLSRWDARSGESTTTKIPYPTGNRQGGRLGRDSSSRAVDVSPEGKKVFVGNGSGFTVYDLDGNEQYGRKQDPEPPDFQGGDRLMFGGAFAYGRFSPVGNLLATVLSNKRKTIELLDADSGEQSATISCKENPVRMEFSPDGKRLAVTERDTSIRLYDVTTGELVWDHAFDVDKRSENYTSALAFTPDGKRLAICERNQTVFVMEVESGTEIGAIRDHSWNPWALQFMKDNDTLFSSGWGGTIHQWSLETLQPIPLPSGFRGTSVATLSPDGIHAACVDQQGAIRLFSLAENRESDLLRVDGGVFESIEFSHSGTHLAAGGPWGGNLHLLVWNLADRRIESQWEWPLGKDPVTGVEEIRFSQDDSKIALAVFRQSSGYLIDRETGNRTALPHPSIYGLSFGADGESLVTAGWDKKLRRWHLGNGEMTEETLMPDIEPNDDTRMYTVCCDPLGGKVATAQMNAEIRLWHEDDFSLIRRWDTGASFSFGSMRYSPDGLWLASGDASGRVLIWDPATGTKLHELTGHEDSVYVVGFGKDNRVLCSGGANLAYVWNLRPGASDISSVDEACDALIDGEPDRQYAAWWYLVDHGDAATDRLSKRAAEIKRVYDIDSQVQNSAPDQRARREVMLRQAAQKSESVVTLATVRRIVSVLSHIDSKDSIAVLTRWSQSDDELGRHAAWEIRRRKLD; this comes from the coding sequence ATGATTTGCTGGCGGCGCAAGGTTTCATGTCTCGCAATCCTGACGTTCGGTCTCGCTACCCCATTTGTGCCGGGTGTTTGCCAAGACGCAAACGCACCACGCTTGGATTTCGCCGGCGATCCGCTTCCACCAGCCGCTTTGTTACGAATGGGGAGCAAGCGTTTCACGTCTCCCGATGGCGTGATGGAGTTCTTTCTCACCGATGATGAAAAAACGCTCGTCTCCATCGGGCAATGGATCATTGGCTGGGAAGTAGCCACGGGGAAAGAGCTTTGGCGCAAGAGCAACCCCACGGGATATCTGCCCGCATGCTATGGGAATCGCCCCGTCACAGGCTTGCCTGACGGAAAGGGTTTCTTGCTCGCCGACGGGCAAGCGATGTTGTCGCGTTGGGATGCTCGTTCGGGTGAGTCGACGACGACAAAGATTCCGTACCCGACTGGCAATCGCCAGGGCGGACGATTGGGCCGCGACTCGTCCAGCCGCGCGGTTGATGTCTCACCCGAAGGAAAGAAAGTATTCGTCGGCAACGGTTCGGGGTTCACGGTCTATGACCTGGACGGCAACGAACAATATGGTCGCAAGCAGGATCCAGAGCCCCCGGATTTTCAGGGTGGTGACCGGCTGATGTTTGGCGGTGCGTTTGCCTACGGACGTTTTTCGCCGGTCGGAAATTTGCTGGCGACCGTGCTGTCAAACAAACGGAAAACGATCGAGCTCCTTGATGCGGATTCCGGTGAACAATCGGCGACGATTTCTTGCAAAGAGAACCCGGTGCGGATGGAGTTCTCGCCCGATGGGAAACGACTCGCCGTCACCGAACGTGATACGTCGATTCGCCTCTACGATGTAACAACGGGCGAACTGGTTTGGGATCACGCATTCGATGTCGACAAACGATCGGAGAATTACACATCGGCACTGGCATTCACGCCGGATGGTAAGCGTTTGGCTATTTGCGAACGCAACCAAACTGTGTTTGTCATGGAAGTTGAAAGCGGCACGGAGATCGGCGCGATTCGCGACCACAGCTGGAATCCGTGGGCGCTACAATTCATGAAAGACAATGACACGTTGTTCTCATCGGGGTGGGGAGGCACCATTCATCAATGGTCCTTGGAAACATTGCAGCCGATCCCACTGCCCTCTGGGTTTCGAGGAACCAGTGTTGCCACTCTTTCACCCGACGGTATCCATGCAGCCTGTGTGGATCAACAGGGTGCGATTCGACTGTTTTCTCTTGCGGAAAACCGTGAATCGGATCTGTTGCGAGTGGACGGCGGTGTTTTTGAGTCGATCGAGTTTTCCCATAGCGGAACACACTTGGCGGCGGGAGGACCGTGGGGCGGGAACCTCCATTTGTTGGTTTGGAACCTCGCTGATCGCAGGATCGAATCCCAGTGGGAGTGGCCACTGGGAAAGGATCCCGTAACAGGTGTGGAGGAGATTCGATTCTCACAAGATGATTCCAAGATCGCCCTCGCCGTGTTTCGTCAAAGCTCCGGCTACCTGATCGACCGTGAGACAGGAAATCGAACGGCATTGCCGCATCCCTCCATCTATGGTCTTTCTTTCGGAGCGGATGGTGAGTCATTGGTCACAGCCGGTTGGGACAAAAAGCTCCGACGTTGGCACCTGGGCAATGGCGAAATGACCGAGGAGACTCTGATGCCTGACATCGAGCCGAATGACGACACGCGAATGTATACGGTGTGTTGTGACCCGCTGGGCGGCAAAGTCGCAACGGCGCAAATGAATGCAGAAATTCGGCTTTGGCACGAGGACGATTTCAGTTTGATCCGTCGATGGGACACCGGCGCCAGTTTTTCATTCGGCAGCATGCGTTATTCTCCCGATGGACTTTGGCTGGCCAGCGGCGATGCGTCGGGCAGAGTGCTGATTTGGGATCCGGCAACAGGGACCAAGCTGCATGAGTTGACCGGGCACGAAGATTCCGTTTATGTCGTCGGCTTTGGCAAAGACAACCGCGTGCTGTGCAGCGGCGGAGCCAACCTCGCATACGTGTGGAACCTGCGTCCCGGCGCCAGCGACATCAGTTCCGTCGATGAGGCGTGCGATGCGTTGATCGACGGCGAACCGGACCGGCAATACGCCGCTTGGTGGTACTTGGTGGACCATGGCGACGCCGCGACGGATCGTTTGAGCAAGCGTGCTGCAGAGATCAAACGAGTCTATGACATCGATTCACAAGTCCAGAATTCGGCACCGGATCAACGAGCACGTCGCGAAGTCATGCTGCGGCAAGCTGCTCAGAAGAGCGAATCAGTAGTCACCTTGGCGACCGTCCGTCGAATCGTCTCAGTGCTTTCGCACATCGATTCGAAAGACTCGATTGCCGTCTTGACTCGTTGGTCGCAATCCGATGACGAACTAGGCCGACACGCAGCCTGGGAAATCCGACGCAGAAAACTCGATTGA
- a CDS encoding ABC transporter ATP-binding protein: protein MNAAPKMTDSKPLLSVQDLRVHFPFSRGSLFRPQHGVIRAVDGLSFDIVAGETLALVGESGCGKSTTARAIINLVHPTSGHVYLNGTDITGLSDADMMEHRRTVQMVFQDPFASLNPRMTVGSIIGEPLAIHKLAAGRDRKLEVLRLMETVGLNPRFLNRYPHEFSGGQRQRIGIARALAVQPRLILCDEPVSALDVSIQAQIVNLLMDLQQKFGLSYLFIAHDLSVVRHISTRVGVMYLGRLVEIGDAADVYGHPIHPYTQALLSAVPVPDPQAESHRERIKLEGEVPTPDREHPGCSFADRCWLAQEKCTVERPVHATSSLIDENKPSHTGACWERAAPQQ from the coding sequence ATGAATGCCGCACCAAAGATGACTGATTCCAAGCCCTTGTTATCCGTGCAAGACCTGCGGGTTCACTTTCCGTTCAGCCGTGGTTCGCTGTTCCGGCCACAGCACGGAGTGATTCGCGCGGTCGATGGATTGTCGTTCGACATCGTTGCCGGCGAAACACTGGCTTTGGTTGGAGAGTCCGGTTGCGGCAAATCGACCACCGCCCGCGCGATCATCAACTTGGTGCACCCGACATCGGGACACGTTTACCTGAACGGCACCGACATCACCGGCCTCAGCGACGCGGACATGATGGAGCATCGTCGAACGGTGCAGATGGTCTTTCAAGATCCCTTTGCATCGCTCAATCCGCGGATGACCGTGGGCAGCATCATCGGTGAACCGCTGGCGATTCACAAACTCGCCGCCGGTCGCGATCGCAAGCTCGAGGTGCTGCGGTTGATGGAAACGGTCGGGTTGAATCCTCGATTTCTGAATCGGTACCCGCACGAGTTTAGCGGTGGGCAACGGCAACGTATCGGTATCGCGCGGGCGTTGGCGGTGCAGCCGCGATTGATTTTGTGTGACGAACCGGTCAGTGCGTTGGACGTTTCGATTCAAGCTCAGATCGTCAACTTGTTGATGGATCTGCAACAGAAATTCGGTCTGTCTTATTTGTTCATCGCGCATGACTTGAGCGTCGTTCGTCACATTTCGACCCGAGTCGGTGTGATGTATCTGGGGCGATTGGTGGAAATCGGCGACGCCGCCGATGTCTACGGCCACCCGATTCATCCTTACACGCAAGCTCTCCTGTCCGCCGTTCCGGTCCCAGATCCTCAGGCGGAAAGCCATCGCGAACGGATCAAGCTGGAGGGCGAAGTTCCCACGCCGGACCGTGAGCACCCCGGATGCTCCTTTGCCGATCGATGCTGGTTGGCACAGGAAAAATGCACCGTTGAGCGGCCCGTGCATGCGACTTCGTCGTTGATCGACGAGAACAAGCCGTCCCACACCGGCGCCTGCTGGGAACGAGCAGCACCGCAGCAGTAA
- a CDS encoding ABC transporter ATP-binding protein: MKDDAPVLQVNDLQVSFRADDTLVRAVRGVSFDVRPGETLGLVGESGSGKSVTNLAMMGLIPRPPGQIDGGTAIYEGRDLLAMSERELQNVRGRKIAMIFQDPMTALNPLMTVGQQITEMTRLHLGLGRTEANRHAAEMLELVGISGAEKRLRDYPHQFSGGMRQRVMIAIALSCEPDLLIADEPTTALDVTIQAQILDLLVDLQKRKGTSIILITHDLGVVASACHRVMVMYAGKIVEKADVGPLFASPKHPYTVGLLQSLPRIDQAQTQLAAIPGQPPDLANIPPGCAFRPRCPFAIEQCEQQSPELTESGENRQAACWVELPQ, translated from the coding sequence ATGAAAGACGACGCACCCGTTCTGCAGGTCAACGATTTACAAGTCAGCTTTCGCGCCGACGACACATTGGTGCGCGCCGTCCGCGGCGTCTCCTTTGACGTCCGCCCCGGCGAGACCCTGGGGCTGGTCGGCGAGAGTGGCAGCGGAAAGAGCGTCACCAACCTGGCGATGATGGGTTTGATTCCGCGACCACCAGGGCAAATCGATGGCGGCACGGCGATCTACGAAGGTCGTGACTTGTTGGCGATGAGCGAACGTGAATTGCAAAACGTTCGCGGGCGAAAGATCGCGATGATCTTTCAAGACCCCATGACGGCGCTCAATCCGTTGATGACCGTCGGGCAGCAGATCACCGAGATGACGCGGTTGCACTTGGGGCTCGGACGCACGGAAGCCAACCGGCACGCGGCCGAGATGCTGGAGTTGGTCGGTATCAGCGGGGCGGAAAAGCGTTTGCGAGATTATCCGCATCAATTCAGCGGCGGTATGCGTCAACGTGTGATGATCGCGATCGCACTGTCGTGTGAACCCGATCTGTTGATCGCCGATGAACCGACCACGGCGTTGGATGTGACCATTCAAGCGCAGATCCTGGACTTGCTGGTCGATCTGCAAAAACGCAAGGGCACCAGCATCATCTTGATCACTCACGATCTGGGCGTGGTGGCCAGCGCGTGCCATCGCGTGATGGTCATGTACGCGGGCAAAATTGTCGAAAAAGCAGACGTCGGCCCGCTATTTGCCTCGCCCAAGCATCCTTATACAGTTGGGTTGTTGCAGTCGTTGCCGCGGATCGATCAAGCCCAAACACAACTGGCGGCGATCCCCGGACAGCCACCGGATTTGGCAAACATTCCACCCGGATGTGCCTTCCGCCCACGTTGCCCTTTCGCGATCGAGCAATGTGAGCAGCAATCGCCTGAACTGACTGAGTCGGGCGAAAACCGTCAAGCCGCATGCTGGGTGGAACTGCCCCAATGA
- a CDS encoding ABC transporter permease, with protein MNLVHSDDRDRELLEKLLAESKEIRGVSLWQDAGKRLRRNRAAMLSLGFLILISLLAILTPLLPLQSPIDKDLNNRRFLPPNTAAVVMGSRPDLNFTGGTLTGELAAFEEELEPLKQQIRDAESEEKRVELSNKLADRIRVEHPFNQMWNELGPVSWWMCRTRVAIFGDYAIPSLFGTDKLGRDLLARVFWGARVSLIVGIVATLVSLIIGVSYGAIAGYLGGRTDAIMMRIVDMLYAIPFIFVVIFLVTFLGEDSVKAKLDAWGIDQITIFYLVIGAIYWLTMSRVVRGQIIGLRHEQFVEAARTVGASSRRIIFRHLVPNVLGVVIVYLSLTIPAVMLFEAFLSFLGLGVSPPDVSWGLLLKDGVEALSIVKLFWWVVVFPGAALAATLFALNFLGDGLRDALDPRMKNRD; from the coding sequence GTGAACCTCGTGCATTCAGATGATCGCGACCGTGAGTTGCTGGAAAAGCTGCTCGCCGAGTCCAAGGAGATTCGCGGCGTGTCGCTCTGGCAAGACGCGGGCAAGCGTTTGCGACGCAATCGGGCGGCAATGCTTTCGCTGGGCTTCCTGATTTTGATCAGCTTGCTCGCGATCTTGACGCCGCTGCTGCCATTGCAAAGTCCGATCGACAAGGACTTGAACAACCGACGCTTTCTGCCTCCCAACACCGCGGCGGTGGTGATGGGCAGTCGCCCCGATCTCAACTTCACCGGGGGAACCTTGACGGGCGAATTGGCGGCCTTTGAAGAAGAATTGGAGCCACTGAAGCAGCAGATTCGCGATGCCGAGAGCGAAGAAAAACGCGTTGAACTATCGAACAAACTCGCTGATCGGATTCGTGTCGAACATCCCTTCAATCAGATGTGGAACGAACTCGGGCCGGTTTCGTGGTGGATGTGCAGAACACGTGTCGCAATCTTTGGCGACTACGCCATCCCCAGCCTTTTTGGAACCGATAAGCTTGGCCGCGATTTGCTGGCCCGCGTATTCTGGGGTGCACGAGTGTCTTTGATCGTCGGGATCGTTGCGACGCTAGTCAGTTTGATCATCGGTGTCAGCTACGGCGCGATCGCCGGATACTTGGGCGGACGCACCGATGCGATCATGATGCGGATTGTGGACATGCTGTACGCGATTCCATTCATCTTTGTGGTGATCTTTTTGGTGACGTTCCTGGGTGAGGATTCCGTCAAAGCGAAATTGGATGCGTGGGGAATCGATCAGATCACGATCTTTTATCTGGTCATCGGCGCGATCTATTGGCTGACCATGTCACGCGTCGTGCGGGGACAAATCATCGGCTTGCGGCACGAACAGTTCGTGGAGGCGGCGCGAACCGTCGGTGCCTCGTCGCGACGGATCATCTTTCGGCATCTCGTGCCCAACGTACTGGGCGTGGTGATCGTGTATTTGTCGTTGACGATCCCCGCGGTGATGTTGTTCGAAGCATTCCTGTCGTTCCTGGGTTTGGGCGTTTCGCCGCCCGATGTGTCGTGGGGACTGTTGCTCAAGGATGGTGTGGAAGCCCTTTCGATCGTCAAGTTGTTTTGGTGGGTCGTTGTGTTTCCAGGAGCCGCCTTGGCCGCAACCCTGTTCGCGTTGAACTTCTTGGGCGACGGATTGCGAGACGCATTGGATCCACGGATGAAGAATCGAGATTGA
- a CDS encoding ABC transporter permease, whose protein sequence is MRDLLSYLLKRFLWMILTLWIIYTVSFVLMRSVPGNPFSGERNVPPAIERQLRARYNLDAPPIQQYWDYLVGVVTRFDLGWCLKLEDYSVNQVLAEGFPVSASLAIFALVFAIILGVTAGVISAVYRKSYADRALMGAAVLGIAIPNFVMASLAILLFVFGIQLFPAGGWGTLRQIALPALCLGAPVAAYIARLTRTGMLETLSKEHVRTAYAKGLPKFTVIRKHVLPGALLPVISYLGPATARVLTGSLVLEMIFALPGMGSHFINAATQRDYTLAMGMILTYAVLLFVMNTLVDISYSIIDPRVKLK, encoded by the coding sequence ATGCGTGACCTATTGAGCTACCTGCTGAAACGATTCCTGTGGATGATCCTCACCTTGTGGATCATCTACACGGTCTCGTTCGTGTTGATGCGTAGCGTTCCGGGCAATCCGTTCAGCGGAGAACGCAACGTGCCGCCGGCGATCGAACGGCAACTGCGGGCGAGGTACAACTTGGACGCACCGCCGATTCAACAGTATTGGGACTACCTCGTCGGTGTCGTCACCCGGTTTGACTTGGGGTGGTGTTTGAAACTGGAGGATTACAGCGTCAATCAAGTTCTTGCCGAAGGCTTTCCGGTTTCGGCTTCGCTGGCGATCTTTGCCCTCGTCTTTGCGATCATCTTGGGCGTGACGGCTGGTGTCATCTCGGCCGTGTACCGCAAGTCCTACGCGGACAGGGCGTTGATGGGAGCCGCAGTGCTGGGCATCGCGATCCCCAATTTTGTGATGGCGAGTCTGGCGATCCTGCTGTTCGTTTTCGGGATCCAGCTGTTCCCGGCGGGCGGTTGGGGCACGCTGCGTCAGATCGCGTTGCCCGCGTTGTGTTTGGGCGCGCCCGTGGCAGCCTACATCGCTCGTCTGACGCGGACGGGCATGTTGGAAACATTGAGCAAAGAACATGTCAGAACGGCATACGCCAAGGGTTTGCCGAAGTTCACCGTGATTCGCAAGCATGTCTTGCCGGGTGCGTTGCTGCCCGTGATCTCGTATTTGGGACCGGCCACGGCACGCGTGCTGACCGGTTCGCTGGTGCTGGAGATGATCTTTGCCCTGCCCGGCATGGGCAGTCATTTCATCAACGCGGCCACGCAACGTGACTACACGCTGGCGATGGGCATGATTCTGACTTACGCGGTCCTGTTGTTTGTGATGAACACGCTGGTGGATATTTCGTATTCGATCATCGATCCGAGGGTGAAACTCAAGTGA
- a CDS encoding peptide ABC transporter substrate-binding protein, with amino-acid sequence MPPEIRRGFVVFAGLLAVVAVIWAARMDAIAPADFSLQNGTDPKTLDPHRASGQPESRIIFEIFEGLLRMLPEGEINPETNIQPLTPQPAIAKSYDISEDGKTYTFHLRDDVRWTDGTPVTAHDFAWSWQRMLHPATACEYGYLINEVQYAQQYHKAIVEIGDQVEVELWDRPEETPTSEANVQHFPRGTMLYGTLREIIKPAEPTLPKDATDEQREEAKLDWQEQWVYVVDVANESADGSVDWDGPTQSRKFCVDVAAASSDESIERTHAVMVAFGKIGGAQAVDDLTFVVRLNNAVPYFLNLVAYYPLFPVNRRCIETHGAPLWTRPENIVTNGPFRLKFRRLRDRVRVERNSDHHAADSIALETVDFISLESQNTALNMYETGQLQWIYDPPTAVIEELMKRPDYIGGPKLSVYFYKMNHAKPPLNDVRVRRALSMAVDRTQIVKQVTKAGQQPAFSVVPPGMAGYESAKGLGEDVEKARELLAEAGFPGGRGFPKITLLYNTSETHRPIAEVIQQQWQNNLNVKIELKNMEWGSFTETVQQEEYTIARYGWVGDYPDPNTFLDLWTSDSPQSNLNWDNAEYDSLIRQAGVEQNPKARLKILQRAEQILIDDAALIPIYFYTANHLLKPNVRGFGATLQELHPLQAIYFADDVQSK; translated from the coding sequence GTGCCCCCCGAAATTCGCCGAGGATTTGTCGTTTTTGCCGGTCTGTTGGCCGTCGTGGCCGTGATCTGGGCCGCGCGGATGGATGCCATTGCACCGGCAGATTTTTCGCTGCAAAACGGTACCGATCCTAAAACGCTGGATCCTCACCGAGCGTCTGGCCAACCCGAAAGCCGGATCATCTTCGAGATTTTCGAAGGCCTGTTGCGGATGTTACCCGAGGGAGAAATCAATCCCGAAACCAACATTCAACCGTTGACACCACAACCGGCAATCGCGAAGTCCTACGACATTTCCGAGGACGGAAAAACCTACACGTTTCATTTGCGTGACGACGTCCGTTGGACGGATGGTACTCCGGTAACCGCTCACGACTTTGCTTGGTCATGGCAACGAATGCTGCATCCGGCGACTGCCTGCGAATACGGTTACTTGATCAACGAAGTCCAGTACGCGCAGCAGTACCACAAGGCGATCGTAGAAATCGGTGATCAAGTAGAAGTTGAATTGTGGGATCGACCGGAGGAAACACCGACCAGCGAAGCCAACGTTCAGCATTTTCCTCGCGGCACGATGCTCTACGGAACGCTGAGGGAGATCATCAAGCCAGCCGAACCCACCTTGCCCAAAGACGCGACGGACGAACAACGCGAAGAAGCAAAGTTGGACTGGCAGGAGCAGTGGGTTTATGTCGTCGACGTGGCCAACGAATCCGCGGACGGATCGGTCGACTGGGACGGCCCGACCCAGTCGCGAAAGTTTTGCGTGGACGTGGCCGCGGCATCGAGTGACGAAAGCATTGAACGCACTCATGCGGTGATGGTCGCCTTTGGCAAAATCGGTGGCGCGCAAGCCGTTGACGATCTGACGTTTGTGGTTCGGCTGAACAATGCCGTTCCGTATTTCCTGAACCTCGTCGCCTATTATCCGCTGTTCCCCGTCAACCGGCGTTGTATCGAAACGCACGGCGCACCGTTGTGGACGCGACCGGAGAACATCGTCACCAATGGACCGTTTCGGTTGAAGTTCCGCCGGCTTCGTGATCGCGTTCGAGTCGAGCGAAACTCGGATCACCACGCAGCCGATTCGATCGCTTTGGAAACTGTTGATTTCATCTCGCTGGAAAGCCAAAACACCGCGTTGAACATGTACGAGACCGGGCAACTGCAATGGATCTACGATCCGCCAACAGCGGTCATCGAAGAGTTGATGAAGCGGCCGGACTACATTGGTGGCCCCAAGCTCTCGGTGTACTTTTATAAAATGAATCACGCGAAGCCGCCGCTGAACGACGTTCGCGTTCGCAGAGCGCTCAGCATGGCCGTCGACCGCACTCAGATCGTCAAACAAGTCACCAAAGCAGGCCAACAACCGGCATTTTCCGTTGTTCCGCCCGGTATGGCGGGTTACGAAAGCGCCAAGGGACTCGGCGAAGACGTCGAGAAAGCGCGTGAGTTGCTCGCCGAGGCAGGCTTCCCAGGTGGACGCGGTTTTCCCAAGATCACTTTGCTGTACAACACGAGCGAAACCCATCGACCGATCGCCGAAGTCATTCAACAGCAGTGGCAAAACAACCTGAACGTCAAGATCGAGCTGAAGAACATGGAGTGGGGCAGCTTCACCGAAACCGTTCAGCAAGAGGAATACACGATCGCACGCTACGGTTGGGTGGGCGACTATCCCGATCCGAATACATTCCTCGATCTGTGGACCAGCGACAGCCCGCAGAGCAACCTGAACTGGGACAACGCTGAGTACGACAGCTTGATCCGACAAGCCGGTGTGGAGCAGAATCCCAAAGCACGACTCAAAATCCTGCAACGGGCCGAACAGATTCTGATCGACGATGCGGCCTTGATCCCGATCTACTTTTATACCGCCAATCACTTGCTCAAACCCAACGTGCGAGGCTTCGGTGCGACACTGCAAGAACTGCATCCGCTGCAAGCGATCTATTTTGCGGATGATGTCCAATCAAAGTGA
- a CDS encoding glycosyltransferase family 2 protein, translating to MTQIDELNCPFRREIRGEGDDEYATCDFLHRLTDAPRELCNVHRSACELCVQHPPLSPSALNPVLPSLILDVCANAFPDASPDTVGGVLQSWAKSAVATDGVGMLATTNHGCDCVLICEGQHAESDLRIAIDSALAQERVQAIVHVIANGADSFAVADAFRNRPNIRVHRHPQRTSAWQCLHAVLEHLETQWVALLVPGLQNMADRLCHAIDQMETEGGEIFAAAIRRSTETGIETLASTEDNPQLGTLVIRRGTLADLGGWHLTRPIQLSPKPAIVEKGADAGSAELWSVDTKTLRKLMPPPSTQQTADFVSRKALAAGNAPDFVSRKALAAGNAPDLVSRKALAAGNAPLPADSALLLTIAGHAQEKSPDPFFADVVLPFRNALDQVAQSLDALLAQTGADVVIHLVDDWSSDDVSGLFDRYRDHPNIRFYRNRENLGPFASFNNIALRAETGFIAVQDADDISLPHRIARSVQLLLQTGADMIGSRSELFGEVDLVPLVAHDCETDQHGVTRYYRNSRYPKRHLSGYFLENPTLVMRVDTFRSLGGYGDFGGGPRNRTGVDTDFQLRAHFARAAITVTRDALVRYRVHGQSATQHSESGFGSQANAESHAEVRRRFERYCTGTFDPRWFGALGQHAGLTERIDP from the coding sequence GTGACGCAAATCGACGAACTGAATTGCCCCTTTCGCCGCGAAATTCGCGGCGAAGGCGACGACGAGTATGCGACCTGCGATTTTCTGCATCGATTGACCGATGCGCCGAGAGAACTCTGCAACGTCCATCGTTCCGCGTGTGAGCTTTGCGTCCAGCACCCGCCGCTAAGTCCATCCGCCCTCAATCCGGTCCTGCCATCGCTGATTTTGGATGTCTGTGCCAACGCCTTTCCCGATGCCAGCCCGGATACAGTCGGAGGCGTGCTGCAGTCTTGGGCAAAATCAGCGGTCGCGACCGACGGAGTCGGCATGCTGGCGACGACCAACCACGGCTGCGATTGTGTGTTGATCTGCGAAGGTCAGCATGCCGAGTCGGACCTACGCATCGCCATCGACTCGGCACTGGCGCAAGAACGTGTGCAGGCCATCGTGCACGTGATCGCCAACGGCGCCGATTCGTTCGCAGTTGCCGATGCCTTTCGCAATCGTCCCAACATCCGTGTTCATCGGCATCCGCAGCGAACGAGTGCTTGGCAATGTTTGCACGCGGTACTGGAACATCTGGAGACACAGTGGGTCGCGTTGCTGGTCCCCGGTCTGCAGAACATGGCGGATCGTCTTTGCCACGCGATCGACCAGATGGAGACCGAGGGCGGGGAAATCTTTGCCGCAGCGATTCGCCGCAGCACCGAAACCGGAATCGAGACCCTGGCGTCCACCGAAGACAATCCCCAATTGGGAACGCTGGTCATCCGTCGCGGAACACTCGCCGACCTCGGCGGCTGGCATCTTACCCGACCGATTCAACTCAGCCCCAAACCCGCCATCGTCGAAAAGGGGGCAGACGCGGGCAGTGCAGAACTTTGGAGCGTGGACACCAAGACGCTTCGAAAGCTCATGCCCCCTCCCTCGACGCAGCAGACTGCTGACTTCGTGAGCCGCAAGGCGCTAGCCGCGGGCAATGCACCTGACTTCGTGAGCCGCAAGGCGCTAGCCGCGGGCAATGCACCTGACTTAGTGAGCCGCAAGGCGCTAGCCGCGGGTAATGCACCGCTACCGGCCGATAGCGCCTTGCTGCTCACTATTGCAGGACATGCACAAGAAAAGAGTCCTGACCCCTTTTTTGCTGATGTGGTGCTGCCGTTTCGAAATGCATTGGATCAAGTCGCACAGTCGCTCGATGCGTTGCTCGCGCAAACCGGTGCGGACGTCGTCATCCACTTGGTGGACGATTGGAGTAGCGATGATGTGAGTGGTTTGTTTGATCGTTATCGAGATCATCCAAACATTCGGTTCTATCGCAATCGCGAAAACCTCGGACCCTTTGCCTCGTTCAACAACATCGCTTTGCGTGCCGAGACGGGTTTCATTGCCGTGCAAGATGCCGACGACATCAGCTTGCCCCACAGGATCGCGAGAAGTGTTCAATTGCTCTTGCAAACCGGAGCGGACATGATTGGTTCTCGGTCAGAGTTGTTCGGCGAAGTCGACTTGGTGCCGTTGGTCGCACATGATTGCGAAACCGACCAGCATGGCGTCACGCGTTACTATCGGAACTCACGCTATCCCAAACGACACCTGAGCGGATACTTTCTCGAAAACCCTACCTTGGTCATGCGTGTGGACACATTTCGATCGCTGGGCGGTTACGGCGATTTTGGCGGCGGACCACGGAACCGCACTGGAGTCGACACCGACTTTCAACTCCGCGCCCACTTCGCCCGCGCAGCGATCACCGTCACTCGCGACGCCTTGGTCCGCTATCGAGTCCACGGTCAGTCGGCGACACAACACAGCGAATCGGGGTTTGGCAGCCAAGCCAATGCGGAGTCGCACGCTGAGGTGCGTCGACGTTTTGAGCGATATTGCACCGGCACCTTTGATCCGCGATGGTTCGGTGCGTTGGGCCAGCACGCCGGTTTGACCGAAAGAATCGATCCATGA